The bacterium sequence CAGACTTCTGCGGTTCGGAGTTCCTTGTTCGATATTCGGACTTCTCTCCGCTATCATTTTGGTTGTCGGCTATGCCGCGTTAGGTAAGAAGGGGGATGTGGAGATAGTGGAGATAAGGAGATGAAAAAAATAAAAAAAATTATCTCCGTATCCCTTTTATCTCCCTATCTCCTTTCTTACACTCCAAACCTGCGGTTGCGGGTAGGACGCTATTTGCTATAAACTGTTCTGTTTATGATTGAGCAACATCTTGACCTCTCGATTGTGGTTCCCGTATACAACGAAGAGGAAAACATACCGGATTTGATGAGCTCGATTACCGCTGCGATGCACGGTTTTACGGAGAGCTACGAGATCGTTCTGGTGGATGACGGAAGCACCGACAACTCTTTCGTTCTTCTAAAGAGCCTGGCGCAACGGGATCCGCACATTCGATTGATCCGGTTTGGGATCAACTACGGGCAGACCGCGGCGCTGGCAGCCGGGTTTCATCATGCAAAAGGGAAGGTGATTGTTACGATGGATGCGGATCTGCAAAATGATCCGACCGATATTCCTTTGCTGATGGAAAAAATACAGGAAGGTTATGACGTGGTCAGCGGTTGGCGCAAAGAACGCCATGATCATTTCTGGTCTCGCAGGCTGCCGTCGGTTGCTGCAAACCTCGTCATCTCCAAAATCACAGGCCTGAAATTGCGTGATTATGGCTGCACTCTGAAAGCTTACAGGCGCGAAATCATCCGTCACATCGAGCTCTACGGTGAAATGCATCGATTCATTCCGGCACTGGCACGCTGGGCAGGCGCAACCGTCACAGAGATCGTTGTGAAACATCATCCGCGCACAAAGGGCAAATCTAAATACGGACTCTCCCGCACAGTGCGCGTCATGTTGGATCTTTTCGTCGTGAAATTCTTAATGACTTATTCAACCCAACCGATTCAAATCTTTGGCGGTCTAGGGCTCCTTTGTCTTTTTCTTTCCTTTCTTACATTCGCGGTTGTCCTCGGTTTGCGCCTCTTTGCCGGAGTCGATATGAGCGGCAATCCGTTGTTGTATGCATCTTTTACTGGAATCATGTTGTCGGTTATGCTGCTGTTGATGGGTTTGAATGCCGAGTTGCAGGCGCGCACGTATCACGAGTCGCAGCGGAAGCCGATTTACGTGGTTCGCGAGATTGTGCATTATCCGGAAATCGCATCTTTAACAGAAATCGACGCAGATCAGTTTCCCATGGCCCGAAACTGACAAATGATTCTGTTCCTCTCTTCCTCATTCCTCAGCCGTATTCGAATCCAGTGGAAACCTGATTTAAAAGGATTTTTGGTAGGAAACCGGAATCTCTTCTTTTTTTATCCGGAAATGATTCTGGAGTCGGCGGAGATCAGTCCAGCAGCGGTGGAATCTTATCTTGCGTCGCATGGTCAGGAGGCATGGCAGCTGCTCGGTTTTCTTTCGCCTGAAGAATTGCCCCTTTTTCCGGGATATGCCGAACTCAATACGAGCGGTGTGTCAGATCCTAGTCAATGGACCGCAAAAGTGCATTTGCCGGGGGATCAAGGACCGGACCGGAGAAATCTGGAAATTCGGATTTCAGGAGAGTCATAAAGATTGTGTTTGATTCTTCCCAAAAGACTATTCTGCTAAAACTGGCGCGCGATGCAATCCGGACCTATTTGGAAACCCAGAAAGAAATTGCTCCATCTGTTGAAGAATTCTTGAAAGAGCCCGGTGCCGCCTTTGTCACGTTAAAAATTGACGAAGAACTCCGCGGCTGCATCGGTTCAACCGATGGATCGGAACCACTGGGAAAGACTGTCATTCATTGCGCGATCTCAGCCGCATTTCGTGATCCCCGATTCCCGCCCCTCAGTGTCGAAGAATATCCATTCGTGGATCTGGAGATCTCGGTGCTTTCTGCATTTCGACGGGTTGCAAATCCTGAAGAAGTGATTGCCGGCACTCATGGAATCATGCTCACACGCGACTACCACCGCGGTCTGTTGCTTCCGCAGGTCGCTGTTGAATACGATTGGGACCGCGACACGTTCCTGAGTTTTACTTGCAGAAAAGCCGGCTTAGAACCTGATGCATGGAAAGATCCCGATACCATCATTGAAATCTTCACCGCCGAAGTCTTCGGCGAGAAAGACTAACCGCCAAGACGCCAAGTCGCCAAGAATTCAATTAATTTGATTTAAGAACCTGGCGTTCTTGGCGCCTTGGCGGTTCAATTAAAAAAACGGGATAGCTGGAATTTTTGAACTGGATGATCGGTGGTTCCTTTTTGAACGAGGTCGGACAGAATTTCGGCGACCACAGGCGCGAATTTGAATCCATGGCCTGAAAAACCTGCCGCGATGGCTACGTTCTTGTTCTCCGGATGCAGATCAATCAGGAAATCTTCGTCGGGTGTGAGTGTGTAAAGGCAGATCTTCCCTTCTAATACATTCGAAGTAACGCCGCGCAAGTGCCTCAGCGCGAAATCTCGAGCGTCTTTAGCATCGCCAGAGTGGAACTCACGATCCACGTAATCCGGATCCACTGCCGGACCCGCATCATGGTGATTTGCAATTTTCAAACCGGGGTGTTTGTGAATGGGAAAACCGTAAAGCAGGCCCACCGGCGTATCAGTTAGAAAGATCGGAAACTTTCCCACTTCAAAGTTTTCGGGGTTTTGAGTCTGCAGCCAGACCAGCGCTTTCCGTTTGATCGTAAGCGGTAAATGCAGATCTCGAAGCAGTTTCTGATTCCACGCGCCTGCGCAGACAACCATTTTGCCGGCTTCATAATCACCTTTATCGGTGTGGATCCGGATCGCAGAGGCGCAATCAAAGGAGAGCACCTGCTCATTTTCGTGAATCCTGGCGCCAAGCGATTTCGCAGCGTTTGCATAAGCGGCTATGCAATCATCCACCATTAGAAAACCCATGTTGGGATCGAAACACGCATGCCAGTTATCCGGAATGTTGAACTGCGGCCACCGCCGCAGGACTTCCGTTGCATTGAGATGTTCATAGGGTAAAGAATGAGTACGGCAGGCGAGCAGAGCTTGATCCACCACGGTACCCTCTACCGGACCCAGATCCATTCCGCCGGTGCGTATCAACAATGGTCTGGCTGTGATTTTTTCCAGCTCAAGCCAGAGCTCATCGGACCGCAAAACGAGCGGCACATAATCCGGAGATTCGTGATAGGCATGCCGGATGATTCTGGTTGACCCGCTATGGCTTCCCATTTCATGGACCACGCGAAAACGTTCGAACGCAACGACTTTCAATCCGGATTTCGAAAGGAAATAAGCAGCCGCACTTCCCATCGTGCCGGTGCCAAGAATCGCGACGTCAAATGTCGAGATCATGCGGAAAGATTCTTTTCTTTACGATCAATTCTGCATTCAGTATGGCTCCGCCGGCTGCCCCGCGAATTGTGTTGTGGCTAAGAAGCACAAACTTGTAGTCGAATAAACTGCAGGGACGCAACCTGCCAATTGTCACAGCCATTCCCTTTTCCACGTTACGATGCAAACGTGGCTGAGGCGAATCTTTTTCAGGAAGGTAATGAATTGGTCTTTCCGGCGCCGATGGCAGCTTCAGCTCCTGAGGTTCGCCTGAAAAGTCATTCCATTCTCGAATGATTTCCTGTTCAGAAATCGTTCGCGAGAGCTTCACAGATACGCATTCTGTATGACCGTCAAAAACGGAAACGCGATTGCACTGCGCGCTGATCTTAAGATCCAGATTGCGGATGGATCCGTTCTTGTATCTCCCCAGGATCTTCAAGGGTTCTGTTTCGACCTTTTTCTCTTCACCGGAAATGAACGGGATCACATTGTCCAGAATAGACAGGCTGGAAACACCGGGAAATCCCGCACCGGACAGGGCCTGCATCGTGACAACATGAACTGCTTCCAATCCAAAACAATCCAGCAAAGGTTTCAACGCAAGGACAAGTCCCGTGGCAGAGCAGTTGGGATTGGTGAGGATCGCTCCTTTATAAGTTTGTCTCTCCAAAAGTTGTAAATGGTCACTGTTGATCTCTGAAACAAGCAAGGGGACATCCGGATCCATGCGGTGATTCCTGGAATTGGAAAGCACATAATATCCGGCATCGGCAAAAGTGATTTCCAATTCACCGGCAACACTGGAATCCAAACCGGAAAAGACAATCCGGCACGGAAGATCCGGCTCGCAGTTTCGGATTTGCATGTTCGCGATGTTTGAAGCAAGGGGCGTTTGTTGTATCCATGGGACGGAATCTGCGTACCGTTTGCCGGCAGAACGCTCCGATGCCGCCAGCGCGCTAATCTCAAACCAGGGGTGATCCTGCAGCAACTCAACAAATTTCTGGCCCACGCTTCCAGTTGCGCCTAGAATTCCAACAGGTATCCGTTTCATAGATTTATAATAACTCGGATAAATAGAGTTAAAAATTTGGCGTCTTGGCGCCTTGGCGGTTCGAAATGCAGGATTATGAAAAATTAGGTGTTTTTTATCTCGGTCGCGAGTACGATCTCGAAACAGGCAAACGAACGGACAATCCAGTCCTGTACGATTCCAGGGACCTGGTGACGCATGCGGTTTGCGTTGGAATGACGGGAAGCGGAAAGACGGGACTTTGCATTTGTCTGTTGGAAGAAGCAGCCATCGATCATATTCCTTCTATTGTAATAGATCCCAAAGGGGATCTTGCGAATCTGCTCTTAACATTTCCCGATTTAACGACAGAGGAGTTTTCGCCCTGGATCAACGAAGAAGAAGCGGCGCAGAAGGGGATAACCGCGGAAGCACTCGCGGCAAAGCAGGCGCAGTTATGGAGAAATGGTCTGGCGGAGTGGGATCAAGACGCTGAGAGAATCCGGAAACTCAAAGAATCTTGCGATTTCACCGTTTACACGCCTGGCAGCAACGCCGGAACTCCTGTTTCGATCTTGAAATCTTTTGCAGCACCAGCGCGTGAAATCCAGGAAGACTCCGAGCTTGTACGCGACAAAATCACAACAACAGCGACAAGCTTGTTAAGCCTGCTTGGCATGGATGCGAATCCGTTGACCAGCCGCGAGCATATTCTGCTCTCGACGATTTTCGATCTTGGCTGGAAGCAGGGAGACCTGGACCTTCCGGAAATCATTCACCAAATTCAGACGCCCCCCGTTACGAAAATCGGTGTCATCGACCTCGAGTCCTTTTTTCCGGCAAAGGAGCGATTTGCATTTGCCCTGTCGATCAATCATTTGCTTGCTGCGCCCGGTTTTGACGTCTGGTTTCAAGGGGAACCCCTGAATGTTGAAAGTTTGCTGTTCACATCCGATGGCAAACCACGCGTATCGATTTTTTCAATTGCTCACTTGAACGATGCCGAGCAGATGTTCTTCGTCACTCTTCTGTTGACGCAAGTGCTCGGATGGGTGCGCACACAACCAGGGACCAGCAGCCTTCGGGCCATACTTTACATGGATGAGATCTTCGGCTATTTTCCACCCGTGGCGAATCCTCCTTCCAAGCAACCGGTCCTGACTTTGCTCAAGCAGGCGCGGGCGTTTGGATTGGGAGTTGTCCTTGCGACGCAGAATCCCGTTGATCTTGATTACAAAGGTTTGGCAAATGCAGGAACATGGTTTATCGGGCGATTGCAAACAGAACGGGATAAGGCAAGGTTACTGGAAGGTCTCGAAGGGGTCGCTGCTGGCGGACAATTGTTCGACCGGGCCGGGATGGAACAGGTGCTTGCGGGACTTAGCACCAGAATTTTCTTGATGAAGAACGTCCATGAACAGGAACCGGTGCTGTTCGAATCGCGTTGGGCTTTGTCTTATCTTGCGGGTCCACTCACGCGCGCGCAAATTCAAAAGTTAAAAAAACCTTTAAGGGCGCAAACTGTCGAGGTTGTGGCAGCGCCAGCCAGTCCGTCTTCAACGGTTGCGGCGGCTGCAGAACGTCCGGTCCTTCCACCTGAAGTCACGCAGTACTTCTTGCCGATCAGAGGCTCCGATGCTGCCGTCTATGCTCCAAAGCTTTGGGGCAGCGCAAAAATCTTCTACGCGGACGCAAAAGTTGGAATCGCGGCGGAACAGGAAATCTCCTTGCTGAATGATTTCAACGCAGATTGGGACAACTCCGAACGGATGGATGTAGCTGAAGGGGATCTCGATAAATTTCCTCCGCTGGATGCGGCTTACGCTGATCTACCACCGGAGGCTGCATCACCAAAAAGCTACGCTGTATGGAAGCGCTCGTTTGCTGATTGGCTATTTCGTACGCAGAGTCTGAAGTTGTTCAAGAGTAATCTGCTGGGGCAGATTTCCAGACCTTCTGAAACCGAAAAGGACTTTAGAATCCGTTTGCAGCAAGCAGCGCGCGAAGAAAGAGATCGCCAGATTGAAAAACTCCGGCAGAAATACTCGGCTCGGATTGCTTCGCTGCAGGATCGAATTCGTCGCGCCGAGCAAACTGTCGAACGTGAAAAGCAGCAGGCGCAGCAGCAAAAAGTTCAAACAGCAATTTCCTTTGGTACCACAGTTCTCGGCGCTCTGTTCGGGCGCAAGAAACTTAGTACTTCTACGTTAGGAAGGGCAACTACTGCGGCTCGCGGCATGGGCCGGTCGATGAAAGAAACTCAGGACATTGCCAGAGCCGAGGAGTCGGTAATGGTCCTGCAGAAGCAGCTGGCCGATCTGGAAGAACAATTGAAAATAGAAGCTCGCGAGCTGGAAACGCGTATCGATCCGCAAACCGAAACTTTTCAGACCGTTGAAATGCGTCCGAAGAAAATAAACATCTCCGTGAAGAATGTTGCGCTCGCCTGGGTTCCGCAGCAATCGGACAAAAACGCTTAAAAAAATTACCTGCGGAGGATACGGACGAGAATTAGCACGAGGATCGCGCCGGCCAATGACACGAGAAAGCCGGGATGCGCGTATTTTCCCGGAGCCGGCGCACCCCAGATTGCCCGGCTGATCATACCCCCGACAAATCCACCCGCGACTCCAATCAGCGATGTCGCCAGACATCCCATCGGATCTCTCCCAGGAAGAAGAAACCGCGCGACTAACCCAACAAGCAACCCAATGATCAAAGCTCCAATCAGATCCCAAAATCCCATTTCGTCTCCTAGTGCCAGTGAGTAATGAGTGATGAGTCCCGGTTAGCTGGTCTCATTGCTTCTGACTGTGGCACTTATTGAAATATTGTCTCCCTCAACTGTTTTGCAAGAACCGGAGCCTTTTCATCGTGCTTGAGGTAACAATAAACCTCTACTGATTGAGCTTTGATCCAATCAGCCCATACCTGTAATTCTTCTTTCGTATAGTCTCCTTTCCGCAGACGCATATAAACAAAGTCTGCAGTGATTTCCCGAATTGCTTCCTGCTCCTCCGCCTCCACAACTCCCCACGCGCAATTGTGGTTCCGCAAAATGGTGTATACTTCCACGTCCATCCAGGATGCGTGACGAAATTCAAAAGCCAAACGGGCTTTCTTCGCATAAGCAGCAACAAACTCTTCTAATGCCGCTGTATTTTTCCGGAAATAGGGAGGAAGTTGCACCAGGATTGTTCCCAGTTTTTCATTCAGCTGGGAAGCAACATCCAGAAAGAAATCCATCTCTTCGTTCACGTTTTGCAATTTCTTCATGTGCGTGATTCTTTGATTCAGTTTTAATGTGAAAGAAAATTCTGCTGGAACTTCGTTATACCAGCCCTCGACCGTCTTTGTGTTTGGCGTTCTGTAGAAACTGTTGTTGACTTCGGTGGTCGGAAACTGGTTCGCGTAGAAGGAAAGATACTTTTTTGAAGGTAGATCCTCCGGATAAAAGGAGCCTTTCCATTCCGGATAGGAGAAACCGGACGTGCCGATCCAAATCTTGGGAGTCATGATTCATTCACCACGGAGTTACGGAGAACACGGAGTTAGAATAAACTTTTTTAAGTCTCCGTGCTCTCCGTGACTCCGTGGTGAAATTTAATTAGAAGTTGAACATCACTTCTGCGAACCAGGAACGCTGGATGATATCGCCGAATATGTGTTGCTGAACTCTGTCATCAAAAATGTTGTTGACCTTCAACGCTGTTGTGATGCGGCCGTCGAGCCAGCGAACTCCGAAGGATCCGCTCACCGTTGTGAAGGCTTCGGTCGGACCGTGAAATACGGAGGAAAGCACATCCGTCCAGAATGCTTCACTGGTGTAATTCAAAGCGGCGCTTGCCAGATAACGCCCGCTGTTGTAATTCATTCCTGCGTTGAAACGGTGTTTCGGCGGGAAAATCAACTCCGAATCAGGATATCGTAGCTGATCGGAATCCGGATCCAGAATTTTGGGATCGCCCTGCCACGAATAATTTGCAAAAACGGAAACATTATCTGTAACGATGCTATCCACACCCAGCTCAAATCCGTGCTGGCGTAGCGGTCCAATATTCAAATAAGTAAAGCCGGAAGGGAAAGGACCGCCTTGTGAAGCGGAAACAATGTCAAATAGAAACGCCGGCAATCCGTTGGCTGCCCAGAGCGGAGGCAGGTTTGCGGAAGAATAGACGCCGGTGGGCACAAAGTTAATATTGTCGTCTGAGTCATTGATGTAAAAGCTGGCGCTCACCGAAGTGCGGCCGCCGAACTCTCCTGTGTAGCCGATCTCGTAAGCGGTCAGGGATTCCTCTTTCAAATCGGGATTACCGAATGCCGGAACGATGATCGGGAAAACAGGAACCGGAATCCCGAACGGACGAAGATCCACTGCGGCAAAAATGATTGCCGTATCCAGGAAGTTGTTAATCGCAGAAGGTGAACGAAACGCGCGGTTGAATGATGCGCGGATGGCTTGTGAAGGAGACGGTTTGAACATGAAAGTGATGCGCGGAGAAAATACAGGATCCTCAATTACGCTGAATTTATCGACTCTTGCTCCCAGAACGAGACGAAACTTATCGGTGAAGAATTCATCCTGGATATAACCGCCAACCTCATTCCGGTCTTCAGCTTCCTGAGCTAGTTCAAGCTCAAAATTATTTCGTCTGTAATTTCCCCCAAAACTCAAAATGTGTTTGTCGCGAATCAGCATCGAATGCGCAGTTTCAATGTCGTAGGTTTGTGTTTTGAATGTGAAGGACAAGAATTGGCCATTCGCTCCACGGGTCAGCAAGTTGGCGGAATCTGCATCCAGAATGTTGGTGAAGAAGTTGAGTTTGAAATCGCCGAGGCTGTAATTGACTTTGCCGTAAAACACAAAGGAGCCGCTATCGATGTCAAAGGGCCCGATGCCGGTATGCACGATCCCCTCTGTTCCTGCGTACCCTGCAGAATAGGAAAGCCTGGTTTCTTCATCGACTTCTTGATCCAACCGGAAATCAATTTTTGGCTGGCTTGTGCCGCGGTTTTCATAGGCCACGCGCGCGTAAGGAGCTCCGCCCGTTTGCGAACTAATTCCAGGACATCCATCCTGCTCTATGTTTGGCAAACACACGGGAACTGTTCCTGCAGGCCGCGCTAAGGCATCCTGAGTGAAATAGCCCGCTGAAATTTTATAAGACCAGGTGTCGTCAACCGCTTGAGCGAACCGGACGTTGGTTCCAAAGGATGTGCCCGTATCCAGCTGCTCGCCATCATCTACATCGCGATCGAAAGCGCCACCGCTCACAAGAATCTGAAACCCCGGTGTTTCCCGGGGTGTTTTCGTTATGATGTTCACAACACCTGTCTGGGCGTTGGCTCCCCACACCGCCGAAGCCGGACCACGTATCACTTCGATTTGTTTGATTTCGCTAAAATTGACCGGCAAGAAGTCCCATGCAATGAAACCAAAGAAATCCAGATAGATCGAACGCCCATCGAGCAGTGCAAGTTGCGAAGTAGCAAGCGTAGAAGAGGCCTGACGGCTGGTCATGTTGATGTCACGAGCTGAAGTCTGCACGACATTCAGTCCCGGCACCGATCGCAGCAAGTCGGCATAATTTTGCGCCGGCGTGCTTTCGATCGTTTCACTGGTTACAACGCTCATCGTGGCCGGAGCATTGATCAAAGGAGTTTCCACTTTCGAAGCTGTCACTACCATCAGTTCTGTCAGCCCGCCCGGTCTCATCACAAACGAAACGTTATTATCACCTGCACTAACGGCGACATCCATCTGCGTGATCGTAACGAAGCCTGACAATTCTGCTGAAACATCGTAGTTCCCGGCAGCCAGGCCACCGATTACAAATCTTCCCTCAGCATCGGTGTATGCGTTTTTAGTTACGCCGCCACCCGCTGCCGTAACGATGACTCCTGGAAGAGGCAATCCATCCGAGTCCTTCACATCACCGTTGAGAGTTCCTTCTTGCGCTTGTGCGGGAACCGCAAGAGCCAGAAGGAGAATTGCGAATAGAAATGCAAAACTTTTTATCGTGTAAGAATGTGTCGCTTGCCGCATCGTACCCCTCCTAAGTTGTCCTTATCTTAACACGCCTATAGAACCAAAGAAGATGCTCGGCGGTCCACGAAAATCTGGTGCCACAACTCCAGGACCAGGAGCGCATACAACTGATATGTGTGATCAAACAACCCGGAACAATGTCTGTGAATCATTTTCTCGACGGTATTTCTCTTAAAGTAACCTCTTTCAACCGCAGCCCGGCTTAAGAGAATATCCTCTGTCATCGACCTTAGTTCTTTGCGAAACCACATTCGTAAGGGAACTCCGAAACCGGTTTTCGGTCGCTGTATAAATTCGTCGGGCATTTTCCCTCGAAGATAAGATTTCAACAGATACTTGGTAACGCCTTTTTGGATCTTTAGGGAGACGGGAAGAGAAGCGGCAAATTCCATCAATTCCTGATCCAGAAAGGGAGAGCGCACTTCCAGCGAACAAGCCATCGAAGCAATATCTGCTTTTACCAGCAGGTCATCCGGCAAATAGGTTTCTGTA is a genomic window containing:
- the solA gene encoding N-methyl-L-tryptophan oxidase, with protein sequence MISTFDVAILGTGTMGSAAAYFLSKSGLKVVAFERFRVVHEMGSHSGSTRIIRHAYHESPDYVPLVLRSDELWLELEKITARPLLIRTGGMDLGPVEGTVVDQALLACRTHSLPYEHLNATEVLRRWPQFNIPDNWHACFDPNMGFLMVDDCIAAYANAAKSLGARIHENEQVLSFDCASAIRIHTDKGDYEAGKMVVCAGAWNQKLLRDLHLPLTIKRKALVWLQTQNPENFEVGKFPIFLTDTPVGLLYGFPIHKHPGLKIANHHDAGPAVDPDYVDREFHSGDAKDARDFALRHLRGVTSNVLEGKICLYTLTPDEDFLIDLHPENKNVAIAAGFSGHGFKFAPVVAEILSDLVQKGTTDHPVQKFQLSRFFN
- a CDS encoding DUF72 domain-containing protein, producing the protein MTPKIWIGTSGFSYPEWKGSFYPEDLPSKKYLSFYANQFPTTEVNNSFYRTPNTKTVEGWYNEVPAEFSFTLKLNQRITHMKKLQNVNEEMDFFLDVASQLNEKLGTILVQLPPYFRKNTAALEEFVAAYAKKARLAFEFRHASWMDVEVYTILRNHNCAWGVVEAEEQEAIREITADFVYMRLRKGDYTKEELQVWADWIKAQSVEVYCYLKHDEKAPVLAKQLRETIFQ
- a CDS encoding glycosyltransferase family 2 protein, with translation MIEQHLDLSIVVPVYNEEENIPDLMSSITAAMHGFTESYEIVLVDDGSTDNSFVLLKSLAQRDPHIRLIRFGINYGQTAALAAGFHHAKGKVIVTMDADLQNDPTDIPLLMEKIQEGYDVVSGWRKERHDHFWSRRLPSVAANLVISKITGLKLRDYGCTLKAYRREIIRHIELYGEMHRFIPALARWAGATVTEIVVKHHPRTKGKSKYGLSRTVRVMLDLFVVKFLMTYSTQPIQIFGGLGLLCLFLSFLTFAVVLGLRLFAGVDMSGNPLLYASFTGIMLSVMLLLMGLNAELQARTYHESQRKPIYVVREIVHYPEIASLTEIDADQFPMARN
- the amrA gene encoding AmmeMemoRadiSam system protein A, whose translation is MFDSSQKTILLKLARDAIRTYLETQKEIAPSVEEFLKEPGAAFVTLKIDEELRGCIGSTDGSEPLGKTVIHCAISAAFRDPRFPPLSVEEYPFVDLEISVLSAFRRVANPEEVIAGTHGIMLTRDYHRGLLLPQVAVEYDWDRDTFLSFTCRKAGLEPDAWKDPDTIIEIFTAEVFGEKD
- a CDS encoding GlsB/YeaQ/YmgE family stress response membrane protein; its protein translation is MGFWDLIGALIIGLLVGLVARFLLPGRDPMGCLATSLIGVAGGFVGGMISRAIWGAPAPGKYAHPGFLVSLAGAILVLILVRILRR
- the asd gene encoding aspartate-semialdehyde dehydrogenase codes for the protein MKRIPVGILGATGSVGQKFVELLQDHPWFEISALAASERSAGKRYADSVPWIQQTPLASNIANMQIRNCEPDLPCRIVFSGLDSSVAGELEITFADAGYYVLSNSRNHRMDPDVPLLVSEINSDHLQLLERQTYKGAILTNPNCSATGLVLALKPLLDCFGLEAVHVVTMQALSGAGFPGVSSLSILDNVIPFISGEEKKVETEPLKILGRYKNGSIRNLDLKISAQCNRVSVFDGHTECVSVKLSRTISEQEIIREWNDFSGEPQELKLPSAPERPIHYLPEKDSPQPRLHRNVEKGMAVTIGRLRPCSLFDYKFVLLSHNTIRGAAGGAILNAELIVKKRIFPHDLDI
- a CDS encoding TonB-dependent receptor, encoding MRQATHSYTIKSFAFLFAILLLALAVPAQAQEGTLNGDVKDSDGLPLPGVIVTAAGGGVTKNAYTDAEGRFVIGGLAAGNYDVSAELSGFVTITQMDVAVSAGDNNVSFVMRPGGLTELMVVTASKVETPLINAPATMSVVTSETIESTPAQNYADLLRSVPGLNVVQTSARDINMTSRQASSTLATSQLALLDGRSIYLDFFGFIAWDFLPVNFSEIKQIEVIRGPASAVWGANAQTGVVNIITKTPRETPGFQILVSGGAFDRDVDDGEQLDTGTSFGTNVRFAQAVDDTWSYKISAGYFTQDALARPAGTVPVCLPNIEQDGCPGISSQTGGAPYARVAYENRGTSQPKIDFRLDQEVDEETRLSYSAGYAGTEGIVHTGIGPFDIDSGSFVFYGKVNYSLGDFKLNFFTNILDADSANLLTRGANGQFLSFTFKTQTYDIETAHSMLIRDKHILSFGGNYRRNNFELELAQEAEDRNEVGGYIQDEFFTDKFRLVLGARVDKFSVIEDPVFSPRITFMFKPSPSQAIRASFNRAFRSPSAINNFLDTAIIFAAVDLRPFGIPVPVFPIIVPAFGNPDLKEESLTAYEIGYTGEFGGRTSVSASFYINDSDDNINFVPTGVYSSANLPPLWAANGLPAFLFDIVSASQGGPFPSGFTYLNIGPLRQHGFELGVDSIVTDNVSVFANYSWQGDPKILDPDSDQLRYPDSELIFPPKHRFNAGMNYNSGRYLASAALNYTSEAFWTDVLSSVFHGPTEAFTTVSGSFGVRWLDGRITTALKVNNIFDDRVQQHIFGDIIQRSWFAEVMFNF
- a CDS encoding ATP-binding protein yields the protein MQDYEKLGVFYLGREYDLETGKRTDNPVLYDSRDLVTHAVCVGMTGSGKTGLCICLLEEAAIDHIPSIVIDPKGDLANLLLTFPDLTTEEFSPWINEEEAAQKGITAEALAAKQAQLWRNGLAEWDQDAERIRKLKESCDFTVYTPGSNAGTPVSILKSFAAPAREIQEDSELVRDKITTTATSLLSLLGMDANPLTSREHILLSTIFDLGWKQGDLDLPEIIHQIQTPPVTKIGVIDLESFFPAKERFAFALSINHLLAAPGFDVWFQGEPLNVESLLFTSDGKPRVSIFSIAHLNDAEQMFFVTLLLTQVLGWVRTQPGTSSLRAILYMDEIFGYFPPVANPPSKQPVLTLLKQARAFGLGVVLATQNPVDLDYKGLANAGTWFIGRLQTERDKARLLEGLEGVAAGGQLFDRAGMEQVLAGLSTRIFLMKNVHEQEPVLFESRWALSYLAGPLTRAQIQKLKKPLRAQTVEVVAAPASPSSTVAAAAERPVLPPEVTQYFLPIRGSDAAVYAPKLWGSAKIFYADAKVGIAAEQEISLLNDFNADWDNSERMDVAEGDLDKFPPLDAAYADLPPEAASPKSYAVWKRSFADWLFRTQSLKLFKSNLLGQISRPSETEKDFRIRLQQAAREERDRQIEKLRQKYSARIASLQDRIRRAEQTVEREKQQAQQQKVQTAISFGTTVLGALFGRKKLSTSTLGRATTAARGMGRSMKETQDIARAEESVMVLQKQLADLEEQLKIEARELETRIDPQTETFQTVEMRPKKINISVKNVALAWVPQQSDKNA